The DNA window ACCTGATCCTTGGGCATCACCGGCAGCGCCTGGACACCCCCGCCGGCGTCCAGTAGGGTTACACGGTTGGTGTCCACCGCGAATCCTGCGTCCGTCGCCAGGATATCGTTGGCAACGATCAAGGACAGCCCTTTGCGCTCGAGCTTGCCGCGGGCGTTGTCAAGCAGATCCTGGCTCTCGGCCGCGAATCCGACGATCACCCCGGGCTTGCCGCCCGTCTTCCGCCGGGTGGTGACCTCCGCCAGGATATCCTCGGTCGGTTCGAGGCTCAAGGTCTGCCCGGAGCCGCCGCGCTTCATCTTGTGGGGGGCGCTCGCCTGAGGCCGGTAGTCAGCCACGGCTGCCGCCATCAGCAACACGTCGCTGTCATTGGCGTGCGCCAGCACCGCTTCCCGCATCTCGGCCGCGGTCGATACATCGACCAAGGTCACACCGTATGGAACGGGTACGCTGGATGGTCCGCTGATCAGCACGACCTGCGCCCCACGATCAATGGCTACCTGTGCCAGAGCATAGCCCTGCCTGCCGCTGGAGCGGTTCACCACTGCCCGGACCGGATCGATCGGCTCCTGGGTCCCGCCGGCCGTGACGACAATGCGCCGGCCAGCCAGGCTGCCCTTCCGCCCCAGCAGGTACCGCACCACCCCCAGCAATTGGGTCGGCTCCAGCATTCGCCCCAGCCCGATTTCGCCGGAGGCCATCCGACCCGTGGCCGGCCCGGCAAAGAAGACGCCGCGCTGCCGCAGGATCTCAAGATTCGCCTGGGTGGCCGGGTTCGCGTACATGCCGGCGTCCATCGCCGGGGCAGCCGCTACCGGGCAGGTGCAGGCCAACGCCGTCAGCCCGATCAATGTGTCGGCCAGGCCATGGGCGAGCCGCGCCAGCGTCGTGGCCGTCGCCGGAGCGATCAGTAGCAGGTCCGCTCGTCGGGCCAGGTCCACATGCAGAACATGCGCCTGGCTGCCCCACAGATCGGCGTCAGTGAAAGGCCTGCGGCCGGTCAGCGCCTGAAACGTCAACGGAGTCACGAACTGCATGCCGCCCTGGCTGAGCAGCACGTCGACCTGGGCCCCGGCCTGCGCCAGGGCCGAGGCCAGCTCGGCTGCCTTGTAGGCCGCGATCGATCCCGTCACGCCTAGCAAGATGCCTCGGCCCTTCAGCACCGGGACGATCGAGATGTCGCTCATCGCTGCCACCCTTCCCGGACAGGATCGGACCTGCCGTCTTGGATTCTACAACGTTCCTCCCGACCGCTGGAACCATCCCTTGGCCGGCTTCCAGGCCGCCGACAGGCACCTCCCAGCCCGACGGGCACACGCATGCGTGCCGGAGTCCGGCCTTGAGATTCGGCCAGGCAGCGGGGCAGGGCAATAGAGGAAAGCGACCGCAGGTCGCGAAGCTCGACATCGGAGAAAGCCGCGGCTTGTCCCTGCCGCCTGTTGGCTGCGCCACACCGGCTGCGGTCCCCCTGAGTTATACTGCCGCCAGCTCGAGGACGAAGGAGCGCCATCTGTGACCAACTCGACAGAGGTATTTGTGCAACAAACCGTTGAAGCC is part of the Anaerolineales bacterium genome and encodes:
- the coaBC gene encoding bifunctional phosphopantothenoylcysteine decarboxylase/phosphopantothenate--cysteine ligase CoaBC, with the translated sequence MSDISIVPVLKGRGILLGVTGSIAAYKAAELASALAQAGAQVDVLLSQGGMQFVTPLTFQALTGRRPFTDADLWGSQAHVLHVDLARRADLLLIAPATATTLARLAHGLADTLIGLTALACTCPVAAAPAMDAGMYANPATQANLEILRQRGVFFAGPATGRMASGEIGLGRMLEPTQLLGVVRYLLGRKGSLAGRRIVVTAGGTQEPIDPVRAVVNRSSGRQGYALAQVAIDRGAQVVLISGPSSVPVPYGVTLVDVSTAAEMREAVLAHANDSDVLLMAAAVADYRPQASAPHKMKRGGSGQTLSLEPTEDILAEVTTRRKTGGKPGVIVGFAAESQDLLDNARGKLERKGLSLIVANDILATDAGFAVDTNRVTLLDAGGGVQALPVMPKDQVAEHILDRVEALLR